From Acidobacteriota bacterium:
CAAACCTGCTCTGGACTTGCAATGAACAACAAACTCTCCCGCCGAAAATTTCTTGCATCGTTGTCTGCTTCAACCCTTGTTCCAGGGTTGCTTGGAACTGTGACCGATGTGGTGGCTGCTTCCCAGCAGAAAGCCCGGACGGATGAAACCGTTGTCGTCATTGGCGCTGGGGCTGCCGGGCTGGGGGCGGCACGTAAATTGAAACTTGCCGGAGTGAAAGTGATTGTGTTGGAAGCTCGCGACCGGATTGGTGGTCGTGTCTGGACAGATCGGTCACTGAAAAACCTTCCGCTGGATTTGGGCGCCTCGTGGATTCACGGAATTGAGGGCAATCCACTCACTGCGCTGGTACGCCAGTATGAGATTGAGACGGTTTCGACCGACTATGACAATGTGGCTCTGTATGATGCTCAAGGCACAGCGTTTACCGACCGTCAACAAGATCAACTTGATACACGATATTCGCGCATTATGCGTCGGGTGAGGCGTCAGGGGGAACGTGCCCAGCAACAGGGCCGACCAGATGCGTCGCTGCAAAGTGCGATTTCGGCTGCGATTGCTGAGAACTCCTGGACCGCAGAAGAAAAACTCCAGTTTGATTACCTGATCAACACCAACCTTGAACACGAATTTGCGGCTGATGCCAGTGAATTATCCTGGTTTTCCTGGGATGAAGGCGAAGAAATTGTCGGTGGCGATGTGTTGTTTCCTGGCGGCTATGGTCAGATTTTTTCACGTCTGGCTGAGGGGCTGGATATTCGGTTTGGGCAGGTGGTGCAGAAAATCGAATATTCTGAATCGCAGGTCACCGTCGTCACCCGTCAGGGGTCAATCGTGGCACAACGATTGATTGTGACCGTTCCGCTCGGAGTCCTTAAACGTGGGAGTATCCAGTTTTCACCCGCCTTGCCGGAACGGAAGCAGGCGGCGATTCAACGACTTGGAATGGGGCTCCTGAATAAAGTCTTTTTGCATTTTCCACGGGTCTTCTGGGACCGTGAAAGTGATTTGCTTGGCTATATTGGACCGCGCAAAGGCGAATGGGCTGAGTGGTATAACTTTTTTAAATTCACTGGTGAACCGGTTTTGCTTGGCTTTAATGCCGCCACCTATGCGCGTCGGCTGGAAGCGCTTTCCAATGAAGCGATTGTGGCTGATGCCATGACTGCCCTGCGGCGAATGTATGGAAACTCAATCCCGGCGCCGGATGGCTCGACGGTGACCCGCTGGGCTTCAGATCCACTGAGTTTTGGCTCATATTCATTTCTGGCGCCGGGGAGTTCGGCATCTGATCGTGACGCGCTGGCCGAACCAGTTTCCAATCGCCTCTTTTTTGCCGGTGAAGCGACGTTTCGTGATTTCCCAGCCACGGTTCACGGGGCGTTGCTTTCCGGCGAACGCGAAGCCGCACGCATCCTTTCACTCGCAAAACCGGCTGCGCGTGTTTTGTTGTCCCGGTAATGAAACGAACACAAGGTTGTTATTTCCTTTGGTTGTGGATGATCCTGGCGCTTGTGGCTGGGAATAGCTGTCAAACTGTGCCTCCTCCACCAGTTGTTTCAGCACCAGTTGACATCTGGCTCGGCGGAGACGTTCATCTGGGTCACGGGAACACAAACGTCCTGACGCCACTTACCTCAATCACTCAAAACGCAGTTGGAATTATCAACCTCGAAGGCGCCGCGGCTGAAACATCGTCACTCCGGGAAGGAATCGTGTTGCTCAATGCGCCACACCGACTGGCACTGTTGAAGGAAGCTGGCGTTGCCGTGGCTGGTGTGGCCAATAATCACGCTGGCGATGCTGGTGAGCAAAGTCTTTTGCACACGATTGAGCAGGTTCGAACGGCTGGTTTGCAGCCAGTCGGAGACATCGCCGGAGCCGCCGTGATTGAACGGCAGGGAACACGTCTTGTCGTGACGGCCCACGATTTAACCAGTGGGGTTCCTCCACGATTGGCTGAAGAACTTCGAAGTGCACGTGCCCAGGGTGATGTTTTGATCGCGACGTTTCACGTGACGGGGCCGCCTTCCTATTTGCCGTCCAAGGAGTTAAAGCAGGCCGTTGATGTTGCTCTGAGTGCTGGTGCTCAAGTGATTGCGGCTCATGGCAGTCATTTACCCGGTCCAATTGAACGGCGTGGAACGGCGGTTATTTTCTGGGGACTTGGGAATCTGGCGTTTGATTGTGACTGCACTACTGAAAAAGACGCCCTCGTGGCCAGAATCACTTTCGATCAAGGGCAAGTCATAAAAGCCCAGGTGTTTCCCATCGAAGCCGGGCTCAACGGAGCCCCCGCCCGCCCATCATCCAATCCAGCCGGAATGTTTGAGTTGCTGACCGCGATTGGAAGCACCAGATTCAAGCCAGGCACAGAAAGTGTGCTGGTCGAATAGTCCTAACCCGCCAGGGTTACTGACATTTTGCTCGATGAAGAACTTCAGGAGGAAGATCTGCTGGAATTGGACTGTCGTTCAGAAGAATTTCCGCCTTTTCAATGGCATACACTTTCAGTTCTGCTGAATGTCTGCTCATATGGCCATATCCGCGACCAGTGAAATACTGGCCGACAAAAACAACCTTGACGGTTCGGCCAAGATCTTCGTTCCCGCTTACCCGCTTGATCAGTTTTTTCTTTGTCCGAGATTCAAGCGATACATTAAATTCTACCCAAATGCTTCCTCCCGTCAGGCACTCCAAACAATAAAGTTCTGACCATTCAACTCCATATCTATAGATCCCTTGAACCCGAACCATTTGCTGATCATATAGTCTGGACTTGTGAATGAGATCACAGAGTTTGACAGTTGGAATATTTGGCCCAATTTTAATTTCTTTGGTTTGTCGGGCGTATCCTGAACTCGCAATTGCAAACACGGAAAAGACCAGGATGAGTATGGTTTTCATAGGTTGATCTTTCATTACTCCATCCAGAAGGCTCAGAAATTTAAGGGAGTCGGATGGAAATATCATACCACCAGGGTTCAGGGTTCAGGGTTCAGGGTTCAGGGTTTAGAGCAAGATACTCCAGCTTGAGCAGTACCGGCCGGTTCCCCAGCCCTCACTTGAGTGGGATCAAGTCACTTCATCGCCTCAAACCCTGAGCCCTGAACCCTGAACCCTGAACCCGATTTCATTGGGATTTTATTTTCTTCCGGGTCCCTAAGAAGTGCTTTCAGGCTGGGATATTGATTTTAAATTCACAATTTGGGTCATTTCGAAAAAAAAGATTTTTTAGGCTAAATAGATCTTTCGTCGGTTTTGTCGCGCTGGCAGTTAGTTTATTGCTTATTTATTTTCCAAATCAGTCTGAAAATGCTAGCAGTCAACTTTTACAAAACAAAGAAGATGCCAGTGTCTGGACACCAGTGAAAATTGAAAACTTTCCTGACTATCCGTCTTCAATTCGCTTTCAAAATGGCAAAACCTTTGTCACCACACTTTTTCAAGTTAAATACCTTGGACAACTGACAAGCTCAGGAAGCGCCCCATTCTTGATTCTTGCCGGGAGAGGCTGCCAGGACTGTGATGCCAATCTTGCTGTCTACCTCTACAACCCACAGTCTGGGCCGATGCAAGGTGAAGACTCGCAAGAGCGGTTTGTTCATCCCGGAGTGATTCGCGACGCCGAAACCAAACAACCAGTCCTCGAAGCCCGAATGTTTGTTGGAAACTGCCTTCCGGATGTCAAAGATGGTGTCGTGTGGTTCCTCAGGGAAAAGGATGAAAAAGGAAAGTGGAAACCGAGTGTGCTCATTGCTGAAGTGAAAAACAACGCCCTTACGGTTCGCGAATTAACAACATCGCTTCCCGACGTTAAAACGGTGTTGGCCAGTGTGAAAGACAATAAATGCATTGAAATCAAAGGAATAAATCAGGTCACTGAACTTTGAGGTCAGTGCCTTCTCACTCCCTAAACCTTTTGCGTGCAGGTTTTTGGCTTGCATCCCGACGGGTTGCGATTGAACCAACTTAGGGCAAACCTGGTGGGAATATTCGACTTGCTTGCGATGATTGGGAGTTCACCGTTTCGACCTGACACAGATCAGGCTCATCTCTGAATAACAAAAGGCAAATGAAACTTGATAAAACAGAGGGATTTCCATACCCAGGAGACCAAAAAATGACGATGACCATGGCATCAAAGGGGCGACTTGTCGCGGTACCGGCACTGATAACTCTTGGCGTGACGCTGCTCCGTCTGATCGGGGAATTGCAAAACTGGTCTCCCGCCTTCTTTAGCCGGGAACCCGGCGGCCTTGGCGCAATTGTGGGAATCATCTGGCTGGCGCCGCTTTCGGGAGTTTATTTTGCGCTCAAATTGTTGAAGCAAGGTGACGGCCCGACTACACCTCAAAGAGCGGTCGGCCATGCTGTTTTGGGCTTTGGCCTGTTTCTCGCTTTTGGGTTTGCCATGTTGTTTTTTTGGCCACCCTATCAGGCCCAGGTCATCGGCGGGGCAGTTGTAGCACTGGGCATTGTTCTGTTACAGCTTAGAGGATGGCCGGAACTTGGCCAGGTCATGCTCCTCTATGCCTTTACGGCTCGGCTGCCAGTGGTGATTGTCATGTTGTTTACCATCCTTGGCTCCTGGGGAACACACTATGATGCGTTTCCTCCGGGGTTTCCTCTGGTAAATCTTTGGGAAAGATGGCTGTGGGGCGGGCTTGTGGTGCAACTGACGCTGTGGGTGGGAAATACTGTGTTTCTTGGGGCACTGTGCGGGAGCGTGGCAGTTGCCCTGAAGCTACGTTTTGGTGGTTTTGAACCCGCGAAGCGGGTGGAAGGCTCGTAGCCCAGGGTGAGTCTTCGAGCCCTGGGACCTGCGGTGGTTCATCTCCCAGCCCACGTAGTGGGCGTCGGCTTGTGCCCGTTTATTTCGTTTTCTCACCGGCCTGATAGATTTATCCGCTTTGTGAACGTGAGAGCTTTTCATCGAGGCGATGATTGGCGTATTGTTCATCTGAATCCACGCACACCCTCAGTTGGATGTTATTGAAGTTGACCTTGTCTCGAACCAAATCAACGGAAACAAATATCCCATCCACTCACGCAGGTGGTACTGACCCGGATATTCTTACTTATGCTTGCACCTGGAACAGTTTTACAGGACCGGTATCGGATTGTGCGTCAGCTTGGTAAAGGCGGAATGGGCACGGTGTATGAAGCTCACCACACCAAACTCAAACACACAGTAGCAGTAAAAGAGACATTCTTTTTGGAAGACCACCTGACCAAAGCGTTTGAACGCGAAGCGCAGTTGCTGGCGGGACTGAGCCACCCGGCGCTGCCGAAAGTCAGTGATTACTTTAGCGAGGGAGAAGGATATTTTCTGGTGATGGAGTTTGTCCCAGGAAAGGATCTGAGTGCCTTGCTGGCGGAACGAGGCACGGCATTTCCGGTTGAACACGTTTTGTGGTGGGCGGACGAGCTGCTGGATGCGCTGGAATATCTGCATAGTCGGCAACCACCAGTGATTCATCGGGACATCAAGCCCGCAAACCTCAAACTGGCGGCGAACGGCAAGATTTTTCTGCTTGATTTTGGATTGGCGAAAGGGCTGCACACACAGATGTCACGCGTCACGGGACCAGGTGGAGCGAGTGTGCAAGCCTACACACCGGGCTACGCGCCAGTCGAGCAAATGCAAGGGTCAGGGACGGACGCCCGGAGCGATATATTTTCACTGGGGGCAACGCTGTATCACTTGATAACCGGCGCGCCGCCAGTGGATGCGCTCACTCGTGCGATGAATGTGGGCTTTGGAGATTCGGATCCGCTCCGCCCAGCGCATGTCGTCAACCTGGAGATCAATCCAGCACTTTCGATGGTGCTCCACAAAGCGCTGGCATTGAAGTCAGAGGGACGTCCAGCAACGGCAACGGAGTTTCGGCGGATACTCCGGGAAGCAACCAAAAGAAAGGAACCAGTCAGGCCAGTTGAACCTTCAATCCCTTCGGATCCAGTACCAGCAAACCCAGAAGTGATGTCGGGCGAAGCCGAAACCGTAGTCAGTACCAAACCATTTCAGGTGCCGTTACCTGAGCCGGAAGCTTTTCAAACTCGACCGATGGTTGACCAGTCAGCGCAAACAGTGGCGGATACCCTACAATCAGGGCGAACAAAAGCGGCACCCGCCATGCCTGCACCACAGCCTCCCCCAATGATGAGCCCAACGATTCCAGCGCCGCCGGTGATATCCCCAGCGGTGCCGGCGATGAACCAGGCATCTCCCAAGAACCAAAAGTGGTTGATTCTATTGGTGTTGGCGGCACTGGTGGTTGGGGTGATTGTGATTGCCTTAAATTGGAAATCGGAGTCGTTCAAAAACAGTATCGAGATGGAATTTGTCTTGATTCCAGCGGGAGAGTTTCAGATGGGGTCAACCCAGTCTGATGATGAAAAGCCAGTGCATAAAGTAAAAATCAGCGAGGGATTTTATCTTGGGAAATATGAAGTGACTCAGGCGGAGTGGGAGGGAGTGATGGGGAACAATCCGTCCAATTTTAAAGGTGACAGATTGCCGGTGGAAAATGTATCGTGGGATGAGTGCCAGAAATTCCTGGAAAAACTGAGTGCGAAAAAAGACGGCTACACCTATCGGTTGCCGAGCGAAGCGGAATGGGAATATGCGTGTCGAGCCGGGACAACAGGCGACCATGCGGGAAATTTGGATGAAATGGCGTGGTATAGCAGTAATTCAGGGAGTAAACCCCACCCGGTAGGTCAAAAGAAGCCAAACGAATGGGGATTGCACGACATGCACGGAAACGTGTGGGAGTGGTGTCAAGACTGGTATCAGGGTAGCTACAATGGAGCACCAACGGATGGGCGTGCCTGGGAGTTGGGAGCCGATAAACAGTTCCGCGTGATGCGAGGTGGTTCTTGGCACGGCAATGCTGGTTTCTGCCGGTCGGCGGACCGTAGCGGGCTTATCCCGGAGTACGTCGGCAGGAACTACGGTTTTCGGGTGGTTGCGGTGAGGGCTGTAAGTAATTAATGGAAAAGTTCAGAGTTCAAGCTTTGGCTTGCAAAAACATACGCACACAACAAACCCAGGTAAATCAATCAGATCTGGATGCCGACGCCTACTGCGTAGGCTGGGAATGGACGGTGTGGTTGTCCCCGGACTCCGCTACGCTGCATCCGGGGCTATGAGCCGGCGCCCAGTTCCTGGGCTAGAGCCGTGCATTTGGTGCCCAGCTCCGAAATTTTCCCTTCTGTAAATTTTTTGGTAAATTTGAAAATGATACATTTTCTGAACCCGCGAAGCGGGTGGAAGGCATGTAACCCAGGGTGAGTCTTCGAGCCCTGGGACCCACGGCGGTTCATCTCCCAGCCCACGCAGTGGGCGTCGGCAATTCAATATGGCTCATTCATACGTCCATTTGATTTATCACATTGTGTTCGCCACCAAAGACCGGTATCCATTGATAACCGAACCAATTCGGGACCGGCTTTTTGAATATCTTGGCGGAATGATTCGGCAAACAGGCGGTGTGTCCCTGGGAGTCGGTGGAACCAACAATCACGTTCATATTCTGGCAAAAATTCGCCAGGATAAAGCGTTGTCGGATGTGATCAAGGATTTGAAAGCCAATTCGACCAATTGGGTTCACGAAACATTTCCCACTGGTCAAAAATTCTACTGGCAGAGCGGATATGGAGCATTCACGGTGAGCGAATCACAGGTGGAAGTTGTGCGAAACTATGTGCTCAACCAGGAAAAACATCACCAGAAACGCACATTTGAGGAAGAGTTCATCCAGTTGCTCCGCATGCATGGCGTTGAATTTGATGAGCGGTATTTATGGAAGTAAGGCAGCCGACACCTGCTTCGCAGGTTAAGAAATGTTGACGGGTCTGTTCCCCGGATTCCGCTCCGCTGCATCCGGGGCTACAAGCCAGCGCCCAGTTCCTGGGCTAAAGACAAAAATGATTAACTTCAAACCGGTTTGATTCCTTGCTACTCGCTCTCAGGCTACATCGCCTGCAAAATCGTCTGCCAGCGGGTCAGGGTGTCCTGGTCACGAAGCACGATTTTGATCAGTCGCACGGAAGGCAGTTGCAGGCTGGCGAAGGTGCGAATGGCTTCGAGCATCAGTTTGGCAACGAGATCCATTGGAACTTCGCCGACGCCAGAGCCAAGCGCCGGAAAGGCAATCGAGGACTGTAATCGGGCTTCGGCACCCAACAAAGTTCGCAGGGTGCAGCGTTGCAAACAAATCGCTCCATCAATCGCCGCCACCGCGTGGGCAATCCAGGCGGCGCGGAGATTCCCGGCTTTCGTCCAGACGACTTCACCCATTGGAACTGGGGCGTGTGTTTGAGCTTCTTGTTCAATTTCGGGTCCTCCGGCGCGGTGCAGGGCGCCGGCGACACCAACTCGCATCAACATCATGGTATTGGCGGCATTGACGATGACGCCGACTTCCTGGGTTGCGATGTCGCCCACCTGAAGGACCAGCCGGATTTTTCCAACCACAGCTTCTGATGAGGTTGCCAGTGTGTAGCGCGGTATCGGTTCGGCAATCACTTTGAGCATCCGGGCCGTGGTTTCAGCCGTCTGGTAGCGGTCCTCCGGTTGATGTCTAAGCATTCGGGAAATAACTGAAAAGAAGTAGGCTTTGCTTGGGTCATCAGTTGCCGGCGGAGTGTACGGATGGCACTGAGCTTTGGCCAGTTCGACCAGATTGTGAGCTTCGACGACAAATTTGCCAGTAGCAAGGTAATGTCCGGTGGCACCCAACGAATAAATATCACTCCGTCGGTCCAGCCCACTACTCAGAGCCTGTTCGGGTGCCATAAACATGAGTGTCCCGGCAATGTTTGGCGGTTCATGTGACGTGCTGGTATCAACCGCAATTCCGAAATCGCCTAAAATCGTGGTGCCATCTCCGCTTAAGAACAGATTGGGTGGTTTGACATCCCGGTGAACGACCCCCGCCTGATGAATTGTGTGCAATCCCTGAGCCGCATCAATGACAATGCGCGTCACAACACTGGTTGGAAGCAAGCGCCCAAGACTCATCACGCGAGTGGTCAATTCCCAGAGGTCAATTCCATCCACGTACCGCAGAACCGTAAACGGCAGACCATTTTCAATTCCGGCATCAAGTACATTCACCACATACGGAGAGGCCACGCGAGCCGCCAGATGAGCTTCCTTGAACAGATTGGCTTCTGGTGAAGATTTAAAAGTTTTGATGATCAACGGCGATTTTAAAACCGGATGACTGGCCAGATAGGCGGCACCCATAGCGCCTTCGCCAAGCTGGCTATGAACCAGCAATCCGTGAAATACCTGGCCCACGGTCAGAGTTGACGGCCTTAAAACGGTGGTTTCGCCTTTTCCAAGCAGCGGTTCGGTGCTGGCAAAGACTTCGCGGCCCGCCAGTGCCCGGACCGTGTCTTCGTCCAGTCGCCCTTTGAGAATAAAAAAATCAATCCGCCGCCCCCATTTGGATGGCGACTGTTGGGGAAGCTGGGCCAGAGTATCCATATCGCCAAACCGATTGAGATCGGCTTCGTCGAGTAATCCCTGTTCCAGCGCCCGTTTAATGATGAGATCTTCCTGGCTGTCGAGTTGAGGCATAGAGAGAATGAAGAATTGAGAGTGAAGAATGAAGAATGAAGAATGAAGATTTTATCCACTGAATTTCTACATTCTCAATTCTACATTCTACATTCAACATTCAGCATTCCACTGAATTTCTACATTCTTAATTCTACATTCTTCATTCCAAAAAGGTTGACACCAATCTCTGTCAAAAGTACCGTCTTTGGAATCCTCACTGTTCTGTTTTGCTCCAATTGATCGAAAGGCCATTTCGACAGCCGGTTACCCAAACCCGGTTGATGTATTTTGTTTTCAAGGAATTTAAGCTGATGCCGCGTCAGAGATTCTCCCAACTCTGCTTTCTGTTTCTCATTGTTTGTCTTGGGATTGTTGCTTGTGATATGCCAGTGTCGGGTATTTCTCCGGCTCAGGCACGGTTCCAGCGGTATAGCCTTGAAGATGGATTGTCGCAATCCACTGTCTGGTGTGTGCTGCAGGACCAGCGCGGCTTTTTGTGGGTTGGCACCAATGACGGGCTGAACCGCTTTGATGGATATGGATTTACCATTTATCGCAACCAGGCCCGTGATCCGTTCTCGCTTGCCAATAATGACGTCATGACGCTGTGTGAAGACCGCCAGGGAATGCTCTGGATTGGAACGCACAATGGACTCTGCCGGTATGATCGCGAGCATGATCGGTTTGAGACGTTTCGTCATTCAGTTGATGACCTGCACAGCATCAGCGGGAACAATATTCGCACGCTGTATGAAGATCATGCCGGGCGGTTATGGATTGGCACATTTGATGGCGGATTGAGTCGCTTTGACCCACAAACCCGAAAGTTCGAGCGGTTTCTCCAGGATGATCCAAAAGCGGAAATTGTTGATATTGCTGAAGATCCATCAGGAAATTTGTGGCTGGGGTGCCTTGAAGACGGAATACGCGTTTTCAATCCAGCAACTCAGGAGATAACTGCCTATCGTCCGGAGCCCAAAAATCCAGCTTCGCTCAGCCACCTGAAAGTAACCACGCTGTGTGCTGACCAGGCAGGGAATATCTGGGTTGGTACCGACGGCGGTGGCGTCTGTCGTTTTGACCAGACAACAAAAAAGTTTCAGGTGTATCGGGCAAAGACCAGTGATTTAAATTCACTGAGCGTGGATCGCATTTGGACGGTGTATTCAGATCGAAAAGGACAGGTCTGGGTTGGAACGTGGGGTGGCGGGTTGTGCCGATATCTCCCTGAGAAAAATGGCTTTCTGGCCTACCAGAATCACCCGCAGAACCCTGGCAGCCTGAGCAGCAATATTGTGTGGGCCATTTATGAAGATCGGGCGGGGCTGCTTTGGGTCGGGACATTTGGTGGCGGACTGTGCTGCTTTGACCCAAATCTGCAGCGATTTGTGACTTTTTCTCATGATCCACAAAACCCCAGGTCACTTCCGTCAAACAACGTTTTTTCTTTTGCCGAAGACCGCAATCGAGGAATTTGGGTTGGGACATTTGAAGGTGGGCTTTCAAATTTTGATCCAGCGACGGGCACGGTTACGACCTATCGGCACAAAGACGGAGACCCGCGCAGCCTTCCCAACGACAATGTGTGGTCAATTTGCCCGGACTCGCAGGGAAACCTCTGGGTGGCAACCTACAACGGCGGACTTTCACGCTTTGACCTGACCAGTCGAACATTTACCAGTTTTGCCAACGACCCCAACCGCCCATCTGGTTTGCCTGGAAATGACACCCGGCTGGTGTTTTGTTCGCGGGATGGAACCGTCTGGGTTGGCGTTCGTGGGTTTGGACTTGGACGATTTGACCCGGAGCGCAATGAATGTATATCACTGGCGGCAGAGATTCCGGGACTCCCTGATTTCAAAGAAGCGCGTGTGGTGTATGAAGATCAGGCCGGCACATTCTGGCTTGGCTCAGAGATTGGGTTGCTGGCGATTGACCGAGCCCGCAAGACGTTCGAGTGGTTTTCGCATAAACCTGAAGATACGCTGAGTTTATGCAGCAACCTGGTCTGGTCGGTAACCGAAGCTCCAAACGGGTTACTCTGGATTGGTACCAAAGATGGCCTCAGTTGTTTTGACCGGGCGCAACGGGTTTTTTATTCCTTTCGTGAAACGGAAGGACTCCCAAATAATGCTGTTTACGGTATTTTGCCGGATGGTGCGGGCAACATCTGGATTAGCACCAATGTTGGACTCTCACGCCTGACGCCGAAACAGGACGCTGGTCGCTGGACTATCAGGGTGTGGAATTTCGACGTTGGTGATGGGCTGCAGAGCAATGAATTCAATATGGGCGCTTCGCTCAAAACCAGCGATGGCCAAATGCTCTTTGGGGGCGTCAATGGATTGAACCTGTTCGATCCCGCCAAAATCGTGAAGAGCGAGTACCTGCCGCCAGTGGTCATTACCGGGTTTCGAAAGTTCAACCAGCTTGTCAAACTGGACAGCGCGATTACCGAAATCAAAGACATCGAAATCAATTACAAAGACAACTTCATTTCGTTTGAGTTTGCCGGGCTCAGTTTTTCCAATCCTGGCAAAAATCAATATCTGTTTCAACTCGAAGGCTTTAACGAGGATTGGATTCCGGCTGGCGGTCAACGGGTCGCTACCTTTACCAATTTGGATGGCGGCGAATATACCTTTCGAGTCAAAGCCAGCAATCAGGATGGCGTCTGGAACGAAACCGGCGCGCAGATTCGAATTCGGGTCATCCCTCCGATTTGGAAAACCAAATGGGCCTATTTCTTCTACATTTTCGGCGGTTCGGGGCTGATTTATGGTGGTGTTCGCTATCGCCTGAAACGGTTGGAGCGTCAAAACCGCGAACTCGAACAGAAAGTTGCTGAACGAACTGCAGCCCTGGATTTGGCCAATACCGAACTGGCCCAAAAAGTTGATCAGCTTGATCTGGCCAACCAGGAAACCGAGCGCAAAAACCAGGAACTGGATCAGAAAGTCATCGAACTCAATCGCAAAAACGAGGAATTGATCGCTTCGCAGCAACGGGC
This genomic window contains:
- a CDS encoding FAD-dependent oxidoreductase, coding for MNNKLSRRKFLASLSASTLVPGLLGTVTDVVAASQQKARTDETVVVIGAGAAGLGAARKLKLAGVKVIVLEARDRIGGRVWTDRSLKNLPLDLGASWIHGIEGNPLTALVRQYEIETVSTDYDNVALYDAQGTAFTDRQQDQLDTRYSRIMRRVRRQGERAQQQGRPDASLQSAISAAIAENSWTAEEKLQFDYLINTNLEHEFAADASELSWFSWDEGEEIVGGDVLFPGGYGQIFSRLAEGLDIRFGQVVQKIEYSESQVTVVTRQGSIVAQRLIVTVPLGVLKRGSIQFSPALPERKQAAIQRLGMGLLNKVFLHFPRVFWDRESDLLGYIGPRKGEWAEWYNFFKFTGEPVLLGFNAATYARRLEALSNEAIVADAMTALRRMYGNSIPAPDGSTVTRWASDPLSFGSYSFLAPGSSASDRDALAEPVSNRLFFAGEATFRDFPATVHGALLSGEREAARILSLAKPAARVLLSR
- a CDS encoding CapA family protein — encoded protein: MPPPPVVSAPVDIWLGGDVHLGHGNTNVLTPLTSITQNAVGIINLEGAAAETSSLREGIVLLNAPHRLALLKEAGVAVAGVANNHAGDAGEQSLLHTIEQVRTAGLQPVGDIAGAAVIERQGTRLVVTAHDLTSGVPPRLAEELRSARAQGDVLIATFHVTGPPSYLPSKELKQAVDVALSAGAQVIAAHGSHLPGPIERRGTAVIFWGLGNLAFDCDCTTEKDALVARITFDQGQVIKAQVFPIEAGLNGAPARPSSNPAGMFELLTAIGSTRFKPGTESVLVE
- a CDS encoding SUMF1/EgtB/PvdO family nonheme iron enzyme: MLAPGTVLQDRYRIVRQLGKGGMGTVYEAHHTKLKHTVAVKETFFLEDHLTKAFEREAQLLAGLSHPALPKVSDYFSEGEGYFLVMEFVPGKDLSALLAERGTAFPVEHVLWWADELLDALEYLHSRQPPVIHRDIKPANLKLAANGKIFLLDFGLAKGLHTQMSRVTGPGGASVQAYTPGYAPVEQMQGSGTDARSDIFSLGATLYHLITGAPPVDALTRAMNVGFGDSDPLRPAHVVNLEINPALSMVLHKALALKSEGRPATATEFRRILREATKRKEPVRPVEPSIPSDPVPANPEVMSGEAETVVSTKPFQVPLPEPEAFQTRPMVDQSAQTVADTLQSGRTKAAPAMPAPQPPPMMSPTIPAPPVISPAVPAMNQASPKNQKWLILLVLAALVVGVIVIALNWKSESFKNSIEMEFVLIPAGEFQMGSTQSDDEKPVHKVKISEGFYLGKYEVTQAEWEGVMGNNPSNFKGDRLPVENVSWDECQKFLEKLSAKKDGYTYRLPSEAEWEYACRAGTTGDHAGNLDEMAWYSSNSGSKPHPVGQKKPNEWGLHDMHGNVWEWCQDWYQGSYNGAPTDGRAWELGADKQFRVMRGGSWHGNAGFCRSADRSGLIPEYVGRNYGFRVVAVRAVSN
- the tnpA gene encoding IS200/IS605 family transposase encodes the protein MAHSYVHLIYHIVFATKDRYPLITEPIRDRLFEYLGGMIRQTGGVSLGVGGTNNHVHILAKIRQDKALSDVIKDLKANSTNWVHETFPTGQKFYWQSGYGAFTVSESQVEVVRNYVLNQEKHHQKRTFEEEFIQLLRMHGVEFDERYLWK
- a CDS encoding serine/threonine-protein kinase; the encoded protein is MPQLDSQEDLIIKRALEQGLLDEADLNRFGDMDTLAQLPQQSPSKWGRRIDFFILKGRLDEDTVRALAGREVFASTEPLLGKGETTVLRPSTLTVGQVFHGLLVHSQLGEGAMGAAYLASHPVLKSPLIIKTFKSSPEANLFKEAHLAARVASPYVVNVLDAGIENGLPFTVLRYVDGIDLWELTTRVMSLGRLLPTSVVTRIVIDAAQGLHTIHQAGVVHRDVKPPNLFLSGDGTTILGDFGIAVDTSTSHEPPNIAGTLMFMAPEQALSSGLDRRSDIYSLGATGHYLATGKFVVEAHNLVELAKAQCHPYTPPATDDPSKAYFFSVISRMLRHQPEDRYQTAETTARMLKVIAEPIPRYTLATSSEAVVGKIRLVLQVGDIATQEVGVIVNAANTMMLMRVGVAGALHRAGGPEIEQEAQTHAPVPMGEVVWTKAGNLRAAWIAHAVAAIDGAICLQRCTLRTLLGAEARLQSSIAFPALGSGVGEVPMDLVAKLMLEAIRTFASLQLPSVRLIKIVLRDQDTLTRWQTILQAM